One genomic window of Actinoplanes lobatus includes the following:
- a CDS encoding glycoside hydrolase family 127 protein, whose amino-acid sequence MTIEKAVVSGEWTGRGGTPAAPSTGRLRPLGLHEVTLRPGFWQRRQHTSRTASFDHIEHWLERAGWLGNFGAPVEGRRGREFSDSEVYKYLEALAWAGDPAYEDRFRAIVARVAAVQQPDGYLNTNFGRPGQAARYSDLEWGHELYCYGHLIQAGVARARSHGHDDLVTVAVRAADHVCDTFGPDGIGSVCGHAEIEPALVELYRVTGNRRYLDQARLFVERRGRQVLDDIEFGRAYFQDDMPIREARVLRGHAVRAVYLASGAVDVAVETGDTELLEAVARQWRATVARRTYLTGGIGSRHQDEAFGDDFVLPPDRAYQETCAGVGSVMLAWRLLLAEGNPRYADLIERVLFNIIATSPSDDGTRFFYTNTLHQRVPGIEPAADTLVPRAASSLRAPWYAVSCCMTNLARTFSSLAAYLATTDDDGGVQIHQYTPASIRVGDIGLDIDTEYPADGRVTIRVVSAPETAWTLTLRIPHWATEATLDGVPVAPGLAAVRRRFTAGDTLVLDLAVRPRLTFPDGRIDAVRGNVAVERGPVVYCLESVDLPPGLTVDTVRLDPSAEPEDRDGAVIVTGHTQPAHDASWPYGPPPAPALSDPVEIPLYPYHRWARRGPSTMRVWFPLDRK is encoded by the coding sequence GTGACGATCGAGAAAGCCGTCGTGTCCGGCGAATGGACCGGGCGCGGCGGGACTCCGGCTGCCCCGAGCACCGGCCGGCTGCGGCCGCTGGGCCTGCACGAGGTCACCCTGCGGCCCGGGTTCTGGCAGCGGCGGCAGCACACCAGCCGGACCGCCTCCTTCGACCACATCGAGCACTGGCTGGAACGCGCCGGCTGGCTCGGCAACTTCGGCGCGCCCGTGGAGGGCCGCCGCGGGCGCGAGTTCTCCGACTCCGAGGTCTACAAATACCTGGAGGCGCTGGCGTGGGCCGGCGATCCGGCGTACGAGGACCGGTTCCGCGCCATCGTGGCCCGGGTCGCCGCGGTCCAGCAGCCGGACGGCTACCTCAACACCAACTTCGGGCGGCCCGGCCAGGCCGCCCGGTACAGCGACCTGGAGTGGGGCCACGAGCTCTACTGCTACGGCCACCTCATCCAAGCGGGGGTGGCCCGGGCCCGCAGCCACGGTCACGACGACCTCGTGACCGTGGCGGTGCGCGCCGCCGACCACGTCTGCGACACGTTCGGCCCGGACGGCATCGGTTCGGTCTGCGGGCACGCCGAGATCGAGCCCGCCCTGGTCGAGCTGTACCGGGTCACCGGCAACCGCCGCTACCTGGACCAGGCCCGGCTGTTCGTCGAGCGCCGCGGCCGGCAGGTGCTCGACGACATCGAGTTCGGCCGCGCCTACTTCCAGGACGACATGCCGATCCGCGAGGCCCGGGTGCTGCGCGGGCACGCGGTCCGGGCCGTCTACCTGGCGTCCGGTGCGGTCGACGTGGCCGTCGAGACCGGTGACACCGAACTGCTGGAGGCGGTCGCCCGGCAGTGGCGGGCCACGGTTGCCCGGCGTACCTATCTGACCGGTGGCATCGGATCCCGCCACCAGGACGAGGCGTTCGGCGACGACTTCGTGCTGCCGCCGGACCGCGCCTACCAGGAGACCTGCGCCGGGGTCGGCTCGGTCATGCTGGCCTGGCGGCTGCTGCTGGCCGAGGGCAACCCCCGCTACGCCGACCTGATCGAACGGGTCCTGTTCAACATCATCGCCACGTCACCGTCCGACGACGGCACCCGGTTCTTCTACACCAACACCCTGCACCAGCGGGTTCCCGGCATCGAGCCGGCCGCCGACACCCTGGTCCCGCGGGCCGCGTCGAGCCTGCGCGCGCCCTGGTACGCGGTGTCCTGCTGCATGACCAACCTGGCCCGCACGTTCAGCAGCCTGGCCGCCTACCTGGCCACCACCGACGACGACGGCGGCGTGCAGATCCACCAGTACACGCCGGCGTCCATCCGGGTGGGCGACATCGGTCTGGACATCGACACCGAGTACCCGGCCGACGGGCGGGTCACCATCCGGGTGGTGTCCGCGCCCGAGACGGCGTGGACGCTCACGCTGCGGATCCCGCACTGGGCCACCGAGGCGACCCTCGACGGCGTGCCGGTGGCGCCGGGCCTCGCCGCGGTGCGGCGCCGTTTCACGGCGGGCGACACGCTGGTGCTCGATCTGGCGGTCCGGCCGCGGCTCACCTTCCCCGATGGCCGGATCGACGCGGTACGCGGAAACGTCGCCGTGGAACGCGGGCCGGTCGTCTACTGTCTCGAATCGGTCGACCTGCCACCCGGCCTGACCGTCGACACCGTCCGCCTGGATCCCTCCGCCGAGCCGGAGGACCGCGACGGCGCCGTGATCGTCACCGGGCACACCCAGCCCGCGCACGATGCGAGCTGGCCCTACGGCCCACCGCCGGCTCCGGCTCTTTCCGATCCGGTGGAGATTCCGCTGTACCCCTACCACCGCTGGGCCAGGCGCGGCCCGTCCACCATGCGCGTCTGGTTTCCCCTCGACAGGAAGTGA
- a CDS encoding MarR family winged helix-turn-helix transcriptional regulator gives MSEHRLLGSDLAADPAFLLARARAVTSGAANARLAPLDLKVRSLSVLWLASQDLGPTQRELSEFLGLDPSQVVALVDELQRRALVERRPDERDRRSRIIVATPGGRELLERGLTAVREAGDISFANLTDRERKALTELLTKVAFG, from the coding sequence ATGTCTGAACATCGGCTGCTCGGATCGGACCTGGCCGCCGATCCCGCCTTCCTGCTGGCCCGTGCCCGCGCGGTGACCAGCGGAGCCGCGAACGCCCGCCTGGCGCCGCTCGACCTCAAGGTCCGGTCACTGTCGGTGCTGTGGCTCGCCAGCCAGGACCTGGGGCCGACACAGCGGGAGCTCAGCGAGTTCCTCGGTCTCGACCCCAGCCAGGTGGTGGCGCTCGTCGACGAGTTGCAGCGGCGTGCGCTGGTCGAGCGCCGCCCGGACGAGCGGGACCGGCGCTCCCGGATCATCGTCGCCACGCCCGGCGGCCGGGAGCTTCTGGAGCGGGGGCTCACGGCGGTGCGGGAGGCCGGCGACATCAGCTTCGCGAACCTCACCGACCGTGAGCGCAAGGCCCTCACCGAACTGCTGACGAAGGTCGCCTTCGGCTGA
- the lipB gene encoding lipoyl(octanoyl) transferase LipB yields MRGNRTPPPLGRVDLGEVPYERAMADMDEWVRQRREREAGDRLFLLSHPPVVTYGRATSPEHFAALLPGIPAVPTDRGGLATYHGPGQLVGYLVLGLRDRGPGDIVRWLELGLITALADLGLTAVRRDTPRRATSLVGVWTPDHRKVASIGMRVRGTITSHGFALNIDPDMSVYDTFIACGLRDVEMTSVRQVAAEQGVRMPSDAEIRNAVADRLGA; encoded by the coding sequence ATGAGAGGGAACAGGACACCGCCGCCACTGGGCCGGGTCGATCTCGGCGAGGTGCCGTACGAGCGGGCCATGGCCGACATGGACGAGTGGGTCCGGCAGCGGCGTGAACGGGAGGCCGGCGACCGGCTGTTTCTGCTCAGCCATCCGCCGGTCGTCACCTACGGGCGGGCCACCAGCCCGGAGCACTTCGCAGCGCTGTTACCCGGCATCCCGGCCGTCCCCACCGACCGGGGCGGGCTGGCCACCTACCACGGACCCGGCCAGCTCGTCGGCTACCTGGTGCTGGGCCTGCGCGACCGCGGACCCGGCGACATCGTCCGCTGGCTGGAACTCGGCCTCATCACCGCGCTCGCCGACCTCGGCCTGACCGCCGTCCGCCGGGACACCCCGCGCCGCGCCACCAGCCTGGTCGGGGTGTGGACACCGGACCACCGCAAGGTCGCCTCGATCGGGATGCGGGTGCGCGGCACGATCACCAGCCACGGCTTCGCCCTCAACATCGACCCGGACATGTCGGTCTACGACACGTTCATCGCCTGCGGCCTGCGCGACGTCGAGATGACCTCGGTGCGGCAGGTGGCCGCCGAGCAGGGTGTCCGGATGCCGTCGGACGCCGAGATCCGGAACGCCGTCGCCGACCGCCTCGGAGCGTGA
- a CDS encoding carbohydrate ABC transporter permease, with translation MRTPQHVVGGGLAVLFLSPLVWAAVASVSPQAGTAQTSGWGLGNYQTLANYQAGIGQYLLNSTVVSVLTVLFTLGVSLLGGYAFAMFRFPGRNLLFLVTLAILMVPYATLLIPLYVLLNDLGLQNSLVGLALVLTMFQLPFAVFMMRISFEAVPKELGESALVDGCGSFRALLHIMLPAVRPGLITVGLFAFLAAWNDFITPLVLISDSDRVPLPLAVANMRQQVMGIVDYGATEAGVVTLALPCILLFLALQRHYVRGFMSGALKG, from the coding sequence ATGCGCACCCCGCAGCACGTCGTCGGCGGCGGCCTCGCCGTCCTCTTCCTCTCCCCGCTGGTGTGGGCCGCGGTGGCCTCGGTCAGCCCGCAGGCCGGCACCGCGCAGACCTCCGGCTGGGGCCTCGGCAACTACCAGACCCTCGCGAACTACCAGGCCGGAATCGGGCAGTACCTGCTGAACTCGACAGTGGTGTCGGTCCTGACGGTGCTGTTCACGCTGGGCGTGTCCCTGCTCGGCGGGTACGCGTTCGCGATGTTCCGCTTCCCTGGCCGGAACCTGCTGTTCCTGGTCACCCTGGCCATCCTGATGGTGCCGTACGCGACCCTGCTGATCCCGCTCTACGTCCTGCTCAACGACCTGGGCCTGCAGAACTCGCTGGTCGGGCTGGCGCTGGTGCTCACCATGTTCCAGCTGCCGTTCGCCGTCTTCATGATGCGCATCTCCTTCGAGGCGGTGCCCAAGGAACTCGGCGAGTCGGCGCTGGTGGACGGCTGCGGCAGCTTCCGCGCCCTGCTGCACATCATGCTCCCGGCGGTGCGGCCCGGCCTGATCACCGTCGGCCTGTTCGCGTTCCTGGCCGCCTGGAACGACTTCATCACCCCGCTGGTGCTGATCAGCGACTCCGACCGGGTGCCCCTGCCGCTGGCCGTCGCCAACATGCGCCAGCAGGTGATGGGCATCGTCGACTACGGCGCCACCGAGGCCGGGGTGGTCACCCTCGCCCTGCCCTGCATCCTGCTGTTCCTCGCCCTCCAGCGGCACTACGTCCGCGGGTTCATGTCCGGCGCACTGAAGGGTTGA
- a CDS encoding arginase family protein, translating into MVETPVLEIAQWQGSGTPTARRLRRGAADLAALVPAGDHIRVDVSDRPGTATDGVAALDVLSRNLQAVRAAIPDRPAVVLGGDCGVELAPVEAALARHGTGLAVIWFDAHGDLNTPESSPSGAFHGMVLRTLLGDGPSELLPAHTLCPEQLVLAGVRALDPGERAFVDAGAVERIGVADLVDPSPLLSAVEATGAEAVYVHIDVDVLDPEFFASVGTPEPHGITPARLVGAVRALAARFPLAGLGITEYEPARPSDQDVVREIVRALVPQVRSTPPGR; encoded by the coding sequence ATGGTGGAGACTCCCGTTCTGGAGATCGCCCAATGGCAGGGCTCGGGGACGCCGACCGCGCGGCGGCTCCGGCGCGGGGCCGCCGACCTGGCCGCGCTCGTCCCCGCGGGCGACCACATCCGGGTCGACGTGAGCGACCGGCCCGGCACCGCGACCGACGGGGTGGCCGCCCTCGACGTCCTGTCGAGGAACCTCCAGGCCGTCCGCGCCGCCATCCCGGACCGCCCGGCAGTCGTGCTGGGCGGTGACTGCGGGGTCGAGCTGGCGCCCGTCGAAGCGGCGCTGGCCCGCCACGGGACCGGGCTGGCCGTGATCTGGTTCGACGCGCACGGCGATCTCAACACGCCCGAGTCGTCGCCGTCGGGCGCCTTCCACGGCATGGTCCTGCGTACCCTGCTCGGCGACGGCCCATCGGAGCTGCTGCCCGCGCACACGCTGTGCCCGGAGCAGCTGGTGCTCGCCGGGGTCCGCGCCCTCGATCCCGGGGAGCGGGCCTTCGTCGATGCCGGCGCGGTCGAACGCATCGGGGTGGCGGATCTGGTGGACCCGTCGCCACTCCTGTCCGCGGTCGAGGCCACCGGCGCCGAGGCGGTCTACGTCCACATCGACGTCGACGTGCTCGACCCCGAGTTCTTCGCCTCGGTCGGCACCCCGGAACCGCACGGAATCACCCCCGCACGGCTCGTCGGCGCGGTGCGTGCGCTCGCCGCCCGGTTCCCTCTCGCCGGGCTCGGCATCACCGAGTACGAACCGGCCCGCCCCAGCGATCAGGACGTCGTCCGTGAGATCGTCCGCGCCCTGGTCCCGCAGGTGCGATCCACCCCGCCGGGCCGGTGA
- a CDS encoding GNAT family N-acetyltransferase, which translates to MIVRMGSVADAAALAELRDIGPDGIAALAGWMAMHAETHLPFVAEVDGYVVGCAWLFVAQRVPGGRAMDRRFGDVQSVMVREEFRRRGIGAALMAAILAEARDRRLLHVTVHSGRRAVDFYLRNGFTHHRQILIWESTPSDARMSHA; encoded by the coding sequence GTGATCGTGCGGATGGGCAGTGTGGCGGATGCGGCGGCGCTGGCGGAACTGCGGGACATCGGGCCGGACGGGATCGCGGCGCTCGCCGGGTGGATGGCCATGCATGCGGAGACGCATCTGCCGTTCGTCGCCGAGGTCGACGGGTACGTGGTCGGCTGCGCCTGGCTGTTCGTGGCGCAGCGGGTGCCCGGCGGCCGGGCGATGGACCGCCGCTTCGGTGACGTGCAGTCGGTCATGGTCCGTGAGGAGTTCCGGCGCCGGGGCATCGGCGCGGCGCTGATGGCCGCGATCCTGGCCGAGGCCCGCGACCGGCGGCTGCTGCACGTGACCGTCCATTCCGGCCGCCGGGCGGTCGATTTCTACCTGCGTAACGGTTTCACCCATCACCGCCAGATTCTGATCTGGGAGTCGACACCTTCGGATGCCAGGATGAGCCATGCCTGA
- a CDS encoding RNA polymerase sigma factor has protein sequence MLATTVRVTRDVEVAEECVQDAYAAALTAWRENGVPANPAAWLITASRRRALDVLRRERVLRTKLALLARPDEEAAEPEDPADAVPDERLRLIFMCCHPALAPEVRPALTLRLVCGLSTAEIAQAFLVSEPAMAARLTRAKKKITAARIPLRVPEPAELPERLGGVLGVIHLLFTTGHSAPAGRDLIRTDLTGPALHLARTLADLMPGEPEIRGLLALLLVTEARRDTRVGDDGKLVRLDRQDRSRWDRAAIAEADGLIVGALRARRPGRYVLEAAIAALHAQAPSFEETDWPQILTLYDALSRVWPSPVVTLNRAVALAEVHGPEPALAEVERLELGGRLSGYRYLPAVQADLLRRLGRNAEAAHAYRQALDLTGNETERAYLTERLAEAEPPDAEAVAGPPLGHSSCGTVRLTSRLR, from the coding sequence GTGCTCGCCACGACGGTACGGGTCACCCGGGACGTGGAGGTGGCCGAGGAATGCGTGCAGGACGCCTACGCGGCCGCGCTGACGGCCTGGCGGGAGAACGGGGTTCCGGCGAATCCGGCCGCCTGGCTCATCACGGCGTCCCGCAGGCGGGCGCTCGACGTCCTCCGGCGGGAGCGGGTGCTCCGTACCAAGCTGGCGTTGCTGGCCCGGCCGGACGAGGAGGCCGCCGAGCCGGAGGACCCGGCGGACGCCGTACCCGATGAGCGTTTGCGGTTGATCTTCATGTGCTGCCATCCGGCGCTGGCGCCCGAGGTGCGACCGGCTCTCACCCTGCGACTGGTGTGCGGTCTGAGCACGGCGGAGATCGCACAGGCGTTCCTCGTCTCCGAGCCGGCGATGGCGGCCCGGCTGACCCGGGCGAAGAAGAAGATCACCGCCGCCCGGATCCCGTTGCGGGTGCCCGAACCGGCCGAACTGCCCGAGCGCCTCGGCGGGGTCCTCGGGGTCATCCACCTGCTGTTCACCACCGGGCACAGCGCGCCGGCGGGCCGGGACCTGATCCGTACCGATCTCACCGGCCCGGCCCTGCACCTGGCCCGGACGCTCGCCGATCTGATGCCCGGCGAGCCGGAGATTCGCGGCCTGCTCGCGTTGCTCCTGGTCACCGAGGCCCGGCGGGACACCCGGGTCGGCGACGACGGCAAGCTGGTGCGGTTGGACCGGCAGGACCGCTCCCGGTGGGACCGGGCGGCCATCGCCGAGGCGGACGGCCTGATCGTGGGCGCGCTGCGGGCCCGCCGCCCCGGGCGGTACGTGCTGGAGGCCGCGATCGCCGCCCTGCACGCGCAGGCGCCGTCCTTCGAGGAGACCGACTGGCCGCAGATCCTGACGCTCTACGACGCGCTGTCGAGGGTGTGGCCGTCGCCGGTGGTGACGCTGAACCGTGCGGTCGCGCTGGCCGAGGTCCACGGGCCGGAGCCGGCGCTGGCCGAGGTCGAGCGGCTGGAACTCGGCGGCCGCCTGTCCGGCTACCGCTACCTGCCGGCCGTTCAGGCGGACCTGCTACGGCGACTTGGCCGAAACGCCGAGGCAGCCCACGCTTACCGCCAGGCCCTGGACCTGACCGGCAACGAGACCGAACGCGCCTACCTCACCGAACGCCTGGCCGAGGCCGAGCCACCGGATGCTGAGGCGGTCGCCGGGCCGCCCCTGGGTCACTCCTCCTGCGGAACGGTCCGCCTGACGTCGAGATTGCGGTAA
- a CDS encoding carbohydrate ABC transporter permease produces the protein MASPVSTLEQQRSSPAVPMRGSKRRRRPRLTGWAYAAPTALFVLIFFVVPVVLVARMSVSDWGLFTGDRGWNAPENYQDVMDDRLLWPAVWFTIKYTVVTTVILLGLALALALLVQESSRWTGILRSSFLVPSALGLASASLLFYALYSPQSSPLGFLGIDSFLGTPSSALWSTVALIVWRFAGFYMLLLLVGLQSISGDVYEAARLDGASRLQTFRHITLPLLKPSLALCAILCVTGSLLAFDQFYILTKGGPDNSTITIVQLVYNMAFYGQNNLGRAAALSILILAALLVVNLLQFRGLRGRED, from the coding sequence GTGGCATCTCCCGTCTCCACCCTGGAACAACAACGGAGCTCGCCGGCCGTACCGATGAGGGGTTCGAAACGACGACGCCGGCCGAGGCTGACCGGCTGGGCCTATGCCGCACCCACCGCGTTGTTCGTTCTGATCTTCTTCGTCGTGCCGGTGGTCCTGGTCGCGCGGATGTCGGTCTCCGACTGGGGGCTGTTCACCGGTGACCGTGGCTGGAACGCGCCGGAGAACTACCAGGACGTCATGGACGACCGGCTGCTGTGGCCGGCCGTCTGGTTCACGATCAAGTACACCGTCGTCACCACCGTCATCCTGCTCGGGCTGGCGCTCGCCCTGGCGTTGCTGGTGCAGGAGTCGAGCCGCTGGACCGGGATCCTGCGCAGCTCGTTCCTGGTGCCGTCGGCGCTCGGCCTGGCCTCGGCGTCGCTGCTGTTCTACGCCCTCTACTCGCCGCAGAGCAGCCCGCTCGGGTTCCTCGGCATCGACTCGTTCCTCGGCACGCCCAGCTCGGCGCTCTGGTCCACCGTGGCGCTGATCGTGTGGCGGTTCGCCGGCTTCTACATGCTGCTGTTGCTGGTCGGGTTGCAGAGCATCTCCGGTGACGTCTACGAGGCGGCCCGCCTGGACGGCGCCTCACGGCTCCAGACCTTCCGGCACATCACGTTGCCACTGCTCAAACCGTCGCTCGCCCTGTGCGCCATCCTCTGCGTGACCGGATCGCTGCTGGCCTTCGACCAGTTCTACATCCTCACCAAGGGCGGCCCGGACAACAGCACGATCACCATCGTCCAGCTCGTCTACAACATGGCCTTCTACGGCCAGAACAACCTGGGCCGCGCCGCCGCCCTCTCGATCCTCATCCTGGCCGCCCTGCTGGTCGTCAACCTTCTCCAGTTCCGTGGCCTGCGCGGCAGGGAGGACTGA
- a CDS encoding Clp protease N-terminal domain-containing protein: protein MTGFVGQGVDLRQSEIFTGHIGTEHLLLGVLAATDNAAVARFGKVGVGYDAALAEIERLRRPAGRHRS, encoded by the coding sequence GTGACCGGGTTCGTCGGACAGGGAGTAGACCTGCGCCAGTCCGAGATATTCACCGGCCACATCGGCACCGAACACCTGCTGCTCGGCGTGCTGGCCGCGACTGACAACGCCGCCGTCGCGAGGTTCGGGAAGGTCGGGGTCGGCTACGACGCCGCTCTGGCGGAGATCGAACGGCTGCGGCGGCCGGCTGGGCGTCACCGGTCGTGA
- a CDS encoding YciI family protein encodes MPQYAVLIYAGDAPGDLEMHDRHAAELSGSGRLAAAFALADGSTATSIRGAGITDGPFAESKEVIAGFYVIDASDLDEALAIAGRNPAVRQGGGVEIRAVAGGFVRPPAHG; translated from the coding sequence ATGCCGCAGTACGCGGTCCTGATCTATGCGGGGGACGCGCCCGGGGACCTGGAGATGCACGACCGGCACGCCGCGGAACTGTCCGGGTCGGGCCGGCTCGCGGCGGCGTTCGCGCTGGCGGACGGGAGCACCGCGACCTCGATCCGGGGCGCCGGGATCACCGACGGGCCGTTCGCCGAGTCCAAGGAGGTGATCGCCGGCTTCTACGTCATCGACGCCTCCGATCTGGACGAGGCGCTGGCGATCGCGGGCCGCAATCCGGCCGTCCGGCAGGGCGGGGGTGTCGAAATCCGGGCGGTCGCCGGTGGTTTCGTCCGGCCGCCGGCGCACGGGTGA
- a CDS encoding LacI family DNA-binding transcriptional regulator: MTTRPVTLREVAKLAGVSIATASKALNGQPQVRASTRDRVLRAAEQLNFSPNTLAQGLITQRSGTVGLLTSDLEGRFSIPILMGAEDAFGSDQTSVFLCDARGDNVREKHHLRALLSRRVDGLIVVGARPDARPSLGELPVPVIYAYAPSEDPSDLSLVTDNIGGGRLAVDHLIRHGRRRIAHITGDATYGAAQDRATGALARLAEEGLELAGDQVWFGNWSEAWGRGATRMLLQRDPEIDAVFAGSDEIARGVLDVLHQEKLDVPSQVAVIGFDNWNILAANARPPLSTIDMNLEQLGRLAAQRLFAAIGGTLGSGTETVPCRLITRESTAPVS; encoded by the coding sequence GTGACCACCCGTCCCGTCACGCTGCGCGAAGTCGCCAAGCTCGCCGGCGTCTCCATCGCGACCGCGTCGAAGGCCCTCAACGGACAGCCCCAGGTCCGCGCCAGCACCCGTGACCGGGTGTTGCGTGCCGCCGAGCAGCTGAACTTCTCGCCCAACACCCTCGCCCAGGGCCTGATCACACAGCGCAGCGGGACGGTCGGGCTGCTCACCTCCGACCTGGAGGGCCGATTCTCCATCCCGATCCTGATGGGCGCCGAAGACGCTTTCGGATCCGACCAGACGTCGGTGTTCCTCTGCGACGCCCGCGGCGACAACGTGCGCGAGAAGCACCACCTGCGAGCCCTGCTGTCACGCCGCGTCGACGGGCTCATCGTCGTCGGCGCCCGCCCCGACGCCCGGCCATCGCTGGGCGAGTTGCCGGTGCCGGTCATCTACGCGTACGCGCCGTCCGAAGACCCCTCCGACCTGTCCCTGGTCACCGACAACATCGGCGGCGGCCGGCTCGCCGTCGACCACCTGATCCGCCACGGCCGCCGCCGCATCGCCCACATCACCGGCGACGCCACCTACGGCGCCGCCCAGGACCGCGCCACCGGCGCCCTGGCCAGACTCGCCGAGGAGGGCCTCGAACTCGCCGGCGACCAGGTGTGGTTCGGCAACTGGTCGGAGGCGTGGGGCCGCGGCGCCACCCGCATGCTGCTGCAACGCGACCCGGAGATCGACGCCGTCTTCGCCGGCTCCGACGAGATCGCCCGTGGCGTCCTCGACGTCCTCCACCAGGAGAAACTCGACGTACCGTCCCAGGTCGCGGTGATCGGCTTCGACAACTGGAACATCCTGGCCGCCAACGCCCGGCCACCGCTGTCCACCATCGACATGAACCTGGAACAACTCGGCCGCCTGGCCGCCCAGCGCCTGTTCGCCGCAATCGGCGGCACCCTCGGCTCCGGCACCGAGACCGTCCCGTGCCGCCTGATCACCCGCGAGTCGACGGCCCCCGTCAGCTAG
- a CDS encoding ABC transporter substrate-binding protein: MRRILSAALAGLLITGLAACGGDGDKGTAAPPAGAGVDGVDDGSELTLWTRAPLELQAKALVEAYNASHKNQVELTIVPNDDYVAKVGAAAGSGDLPDLFAADIVYVPNWTKSGLFFDLTESIGQLSYADKINQGHVQAGTYEGKKYVLPFVLDLSVVFWNKGLYKEAGLDPEKGPTTLDEFKQQALAVQKLGKKDVYGTYFGGNCGGCNVFTWFPMVWASGEEVMDPAGTKSLLNGPAAQKVYSTWRELQGAGAIAPGSKDETGATWVAAFQEGKIGVMPYPATLLPTASKTVDVGVTAIPGVTGGGSTFVGGDGIGISKDSKKTQQSWNFMSWLMSEAAQVEVLAKNNSSVARTDLVDNQYSAKDPRVVTINKAAASPQSKTPVAVNFQQAFNAPGSPWVTLLRNQVYGDAGSLEKDNEAVTGVLGQ; this comes from the coding sequence GTGCGTCGAATATTGAGCGCCGCCCTGGCGGGCCTGCTGATCACCGGGCTGGCCGCCTGTGGCGGGGACGGCGACAAGGGAACAGCCGCCCCGCCGGCCGGCGCCGGCGTCGACGGGGTCGACGACGGCTCCGAACTGACCCTGTGGACCCGTGCTCCCCTCGAACTGCAGGCCAAGGCCCTGGTGGAGGCGTACAACGCCTCGCACAAGAACCAGGTCGAGCTGACCATCGTCCCGAACGACGACTACGTCGCGAAGGTCGGCGCGGCGGCCGGCTCCGGCGACCTGCCCGACCTGTTCGCCGCCGACATCGTCTACGTGCCCAACTGGACCAAGTCGGGCCTGTTCTTCGACCTTACCGAGAGCATCGGGCAGCTCTCCTACGCCGACAAGATCAACCAGGGGCACGTCCAGGCCGGCACCTACGAGGGCAAGAAGTACGTGTTGCCCTTCGTTCTGGACCTGTCGGTGGTGTTCTGGAACAAGGGGCTCTACAAGGAGGCGGGACTCGACCCGGAGAAGGGCCCGACCACTCTGGACGAGTTCAAACAGCAGGCCCTCGCCGTACAGAAGCTCGGCAAGAAGGACGTCTACGGCACCTATTTCGGCGGCAACTGCGGCGGCTGCAACGTCTTCACCTGGTTCCCGATGGTCTGGGCCAGCGGTGAGGAGGTGATGGACCCGGCCGGCACGAAGTCGTTGCTCAACGGTCCAGCTGCGCAGAAGGTCTACTCCACCTGGCGGGAACTCCAGGGGGCCGGTGCGATCGCGCCGGGCTCGAAGGACGAGACCGGGGCCACCTGGGTCGCCGCCTTCCAGGAGGGCAAGATCGGCGTGATGCCCTACCCGGCGACGCTGCTGCCGACCGCGTCGAAGACCGTCGACGTCGGCGTCACCGCGATCCCGGGTGTCACCGGTGGTGGCTCCACCTTCGTCGGCGGCGACGGCATCGGCATCTCCAAGGACTCGAAGAAGACGCAGCAGTCCTGGAACTTCATGTCCTGGCTGATGTCCGAGGCGGCGCAGGTCGAGGTTCTCGCCAAGAACAACTCCAGCGTGGCCCGCACCGATCTGGTGGACAACCAGTATTCGGCCAAGGACCCGCGGGTGGTGACGATCAACAAGGCCGCGGCCTCGCCGCAGAGCAAGACCCCGGTCGCGGTCAACTTCCAGCAGGCGTTCAACGCGCCGGGCAGCCCGTGGGTCACCCTTCTGCGCAATCAGGTGTACGGCGACGCCGGCAGCCTCGAGAAGGACAACGAGGCCGTGACCGGAGTCCTGGGACAGTGA